A portion of the Phyllobacterium zundukense genome contains these proteins:
- a CDS encoding NAD(P)/FAD-dependent oxidoreductase: MPAPLLHIETSATLPAEADVVVIGGGVIGVFTAYYLARSGVKVALLEKGRIAAEQSSRNWGWCRQQNRDARELPMATRSLELWDKIAEETGEDTGFRRCGLLYLSQDEAEIASWAKWRDFAKTVGVETHMLSAAEAAERSTTTANLWKGGVFSPTDGVADPSRAVPVVARGIMAAGGTVHQNCAARGLELSAGRVTGVVTEAGVIRTKTVVMAGGAWASSFCNQVGIRFPQAAVRASILSVAPGAIDLPDALHTSQVSITRRMDGGYTLAISGRARVDTTPQQLRFSREFVPMFIRRWRSLAPGGLGGWCEGHETLKKWSLDDITPMEKNRILDPKPDEGQIRLTYQRAQKLLPELAKFPIAHRWAGYIDSTPDGVPAIGEIEAVPGFILAAGFSGHGFGIGPGAGHMIADLITGRSPLVDPTPYRPERLNRSAWGNVADF, translated from the coding sequence ATGCCTGCGCCCCTATTGCATATTGAGACCAGCGCGACTTTACCCGCAGAGGCGGATGTTGTCGTCATAGGCGGCGGCGTTATTGGTGTATTTACAGCCTATTACCTTGCCCGCAGCGGTGTGAAGGTTGCCCTCTTAGAAAAGGGAAGAATTGCTGCCGAGCAGTCGAGCCGCAACTGGGGCTGGTGTCGTCAACAGAACCGCGATGCGCGAGAACTGCCGATGGCCACTAGAAGTCTTGAGTTGTGGGATAAGATTGCTGAGGAAACCGGCGAGGATACGGGTTTTCGCAGATGCGGGCTGCTCTATCTTTCGCAGGATGAAGCTGAAATAGCCAGCTGGGCGAAATGGCGTGATTTTGCAAAAACTGTTGGTGTCGAGACACATATGCTGAGCGCGGCAGAAGCTGCCGAACGCAGCACAACAACGGCAAACTTATGGAAAGGTGGTGTCTTCTCGCCAACTGACGGAGTCGCTGATCCGTCGAGAGCCGTTCCGGTTGTTGCAAGGGGCATCATGGCGGCTGGAGGCACAGTGCATCAGAATTGCGCGGCCCGCGGTTTGGAACTGAGTGCAGGACGGGTGACCGGCGTGGTCACAGAAGCCGGAGTGATCCGCACCAAGACGGTGGTAATGGCTGGTGGCGCGTGGGCTTCGTCCTTCTGTAACCAGGTGGGCATTCGCTTTCCACAGGCGGCCGTTCGTGCTTCTATTCTTTCTGTCGCGCCCGGGGCGATTGACTTGCCTGATGCATTACACACATCGCAAGTATCGATAACTCGCCGCATGGATGGAGGATATACTCTGGCGATCAGCGGGCGGGCGCGAGTAGACACAACACCCCAGCAATTGCGGTTCAGCCGCGAGTTCGTTCCCATGTTCATCCGCCGCTGGCGCAGCCTTGCGCCCGGTGGGCTTGGCGGCTGGTGTGAGGGACATGAAACGTTGAAAAAGTGGTCGCTCGATGACATCACTCCGATGGAAAAGAATCGTATTCTTGACCCGAAGCCTGATGAAGGACAGATCCGCCTTACCTATCAAAGAGCGCAGAAACTATTACCGGAATTAGCCAAGTTTCCGATTGCCCACCGCTGGGCGGGATATATTGATAGCACACCGGATGGTGTCCCTGCGATCGGAGAAATAGAGGCTGTACCAGGCTTTATTCTTGCAGCTGGATTCAGCGGTCATGGTTTTGGGATAGGCCCTGGTGCCGGTCATATGATAGCCGACCTGATCACAGGCCGTTCACCGCTAGTCGATCCAACTCCCTACAGGCCGGAGCGCTTAAACCGCAGCGCATGGGGAAATGTCGCTGATTTCTAG
- a CDS encoding Lrp/AsnC family transcriptional regulator yields MKLDKIDIKILSQMQKNGRITNVELAELVNLSPSPCLMRVKRLQSEGYITGYSAQIDVSKLGQTLTVFTEITLKNHRQTDFARFLTTVAKVDSVIECHLVSGGYDYLMKFVTPGIVEYQTIMERLIDMDIGIDKYFSFVVLKSPIVKAHLPLDAIFTE; encoded by the coding sequence ATGAAGCTGGACAAAATAGATATTAAAATTCTATCCCAGATGCAAAAGAACGGACGGATCACCAATGTCGAGCTTGCCGAACTCGTCAATCTTTCTCCCAGTCCCTGCCTGATGCGGGTAAAGAGGCTCCAGTCAGAAGGCTATATCACGGGTTATTCAGCGCAGATCGACGTTTCAAAACTTGGTCAGACACTGACGGTATTCACCGAGATCACGCTAAAGAACCATCGCCAGACCGACTTTGCACGATTTCTTACCACGGTCGCAAAGGTCGATTCGGTCATCGAGTGTCACCTGGTTTCCGGTGGTTACGATTACCTTATGAAATTCGTCACCCCGGGGATCGTTGAATATCAGACCATTATGGAACGTCTCATCGACATGGATATCGGCATAGACAAATATTTCAGTTTTGTCGTGCTCAAATCCCCTATTGTGAAAGCTCATCTTCCCTTGGATGCGATCTTCACTGAGTAG
- a CDS encoding ABC transporter ATP-binding protein encodes MGNIVEVSNLRVDAKTDSGRKVEIIRDVSFDIAGGEIVALIGESGSGKTTIALSLMGYTRPGCRIVSGTIAIGGQDIVNLSERQRARKRGTEVSYVPQSAAASFNPAHRIMEQVIEVAKIHHLMPMNQARKKAIALFKALALPNPDTIGDRYPHQVSGGQLQRLSAAMALIGDPRLVIFDEPTTALDVTTQIEVLRAFKSVMKKHGISGVYVSHDLAVVAQIADRIVVLKNGEVQEAGSTRDILHNPQHPYTKELVAAFEPALYARPKMVEVEKPAPLLVVDNVVAGYGMVGGSGDPAMIAVDNVSLQLARGRNLGIIGESGCGKSTLARVIAGILPAARGQIHFDGAEMPSDLRRRSRDQLRELQIVFQSADTALNPFKSTAEILARPLSFYHGMDRKSREARIDQLLDMVRLPRTLRYRRPGELSGGQKQRVNLARALAADPKLILCDEITSALDTVVAAAIIDLLKELQRELNLSYLFISHDLSTVRAICDEVVVMYAGRKVEQLSPGMMGSSASHPYSRLLFSSVPKLDPRWLDSLEQDPDLVREFTRN; translated from the coding sequence ATGGGCAATATTGTAGAGGTCAGCAATCTGCGCGTGGATGCAAAGACCGATTCCGGGCGCAAGGTGGAAATCATCAGGGACGTCAGTTTTGATATTGCAGGAGGCGAAATCGTAGCGCTTATCGGCGAGAGCGGTTCGGGCAAAACGACGATTGCGCTCTCCCTGATGGGTTACACGCGACCCGGCTGTCGAATCGTGAGCGGCACTATAGCCATAGGCGGACAGGATATAGTCAATCTTTCGGAGCGGCAAAGAGCACGAAAGCGTGGCACGGAAGTCTCCTACGTTCCTCAAAGTGCGGCGGCGTCCTTCAATCCCGCGCATCGGATCATGGAACAGGTCATCGAAGTGGCGAAAATCCATCACCTTATGCCGATGAACCAGGCGCGCAAAAAGGCGATTGCCCTGTTCAAGGCGCTAGCACTGCCAAACCCCGATACGATTGGTGATCGGTACCCCCATCAGGTATCAGGCGGGCAACTGCAGAGGCTTTCAGCGGCGATGGCGCTGATCGGTGACCCGAGGCTGGTGATTTTTGACGAGCCAACGACGGCACTTGACGTGACGACCCAGATTGAGGTTCTGCGCGCGTTCAAGTCAGTCATGAAAAAGCACGGCATTTCCGGTGTATACGTCTCCCACGATCTGGCGGTTGTTGCCCAGATTGCCGACCGCATTGTCGTTCTGAAAAACGGCGAAGTGCAGGAAGCCGGCAGTACCCGCGATATTCTTCACAACCCGCAGCACCCTTATACCAAGGAACTTGTGGCCGCATTTGAACCAGCCCTGTATGCACGCCCGAAAATGGTCGAGGTCGAGAAGCCAGCACCACTTCTGGTGGTCGACAATGTCGTTGCGGGCTATGGCATGGTTGGAGGTTCAGGTGATCCTGCGATGATCGCCGTCGATAATGTCAGCCTGCAACTCGCGCGAGGCAGGAACCTGGGCATTATTGGTGAATCCGGCTGCGGAAAATCTACGCTTGCACGCGTCATCGCGGGCATTTTGCCTGCTGCTCGCGGCCAGATACACTTTGACGGTGCGGAGATGCCGAGCGACTTGCGCAGGCGCAGCCGCGATCAGTTGCGCGAACTACAAATTGTTTTCCAGTCTGCGGATACGGCGCTTAATCCGTTCAAATCCACTGCTGAAATCCTGGCTCGTCCGCTGTCGTTCTATCATGGGATGGACAGAAAAAGCCGTGAAGCGCGAATTGATCAGCTTCTCGATATGGTGCGCCTTCCACGAACTCTGCGTTATCGGCGTCCCGGCGAATTATCGGGTGGTCAAAAGCAGCGTGTCAACCTGGCGCGCGCGCTGGCGGCGGATCCCAAACTTATTCTTTGCGATGAAATCACATCCGCCCTCGACACCGTTGTTGCAGCAGCGATCATCGATCTCCTGAAGGAATTGCAGCGTGAACTTAATTTATCCTATCTTTTTATCAGCCACGATCTCTCCACCGTCCGGGCCATTTGCGATGAAGTCGTGGTCATGTATGCGGGGAGGAAGGTCGAACAATTGAGCCCGGGCATGATGGGCAGCAGCGCGAGCCATCCTTATTCGCGGCTCCTGTTTTCTTCAGTACCTAAGCTAGACCCGCGCTGGTTGGACAGTCTGGAACAGGATCCCGACCTGGTGCGGGAGTTTACCAGAAACTGA
- a CDS encoding ABC transporter permease — MTNQQATRSAYFGYRINLVGAISFLIVLAWALVAVLAPWIAPHPVGEIVDFDFFGPTSAQFPLGTDYLGRDMLSRIIYGARFTVGISLAAVFLACFAGVFLGMMAAVVGGWFDSALSRFLDALTSIPSKILALVIVAGVGSSIPILIATMAVIYTPGSYRFARALAININAMDYITVARARGEKMGYLIRSEILPGIIRPVLADFGLRFVFIVLLLSSMSFLGLGVQPPFADWGALVKENIGGLTFAAPAVVLPSIAIASLTISVNLLIDNLPHKIRDRSE; from the coding sequence ATGACAAATCAACAGGCAACAAGGTCTGCATACTTCGGATACCGGATCAATCTGGTTGGCGCCATTTCTTTCCTCATCGTTCTGGCCTGGGCCCTTGTCGCCGTATTGGCTCCATGGATTGCGCCGCATCCGGTTGGTGAGATCGTCGATTTCGATTTCTTCGGCCCCACAAGCGCCCAGTTCCCGCTCGGCACCGACTATCTTGGACGAGACATGCTCTCGCGCATTATCTACGGGGCACGGTTCACGGTCGGGATTTCACTTGCGGCTGTTTTTCTGGCCTGCTTTGCTGGCGTTTTTTTGGGGATGATGGCCGCCGTGGTCGGTGGCTGGTTCGATTCTGCCCTCAGCCGCTTTCTGGATGCGCTGACCTCAATCCCAAGCAAGATTCTGGCTTTGGTAATTGTAGCCGGCGTAGGTTCGTCCATTCCGATTTTGATCGCGACTATGGCGGTTATTTACACGCCTGGCAGTTATCGCTTTGCGCGTGCATTGGCAATCAACATCAATGCGATGGACTACATTACCGTTGCAAGAGCGCGTGGCGAAAAGATGGGCTATCTGATCCGCTCGGAAATTCTGCCCGGGATTATTCGCCCTGTGCTCGCCGATTTTGGCTTGCGTTTTGTCTTCATCGTCCTGCTTCTGTCAAGCATGTCTTTCCTGGGACTGGGCGTGCAACCGCCTTTTGCTGACTGGGGTGCTTTGGTCAAGGAAAATATCGGTGGGCTAACCTTTGCAGCACCCGCCGTGGTGTTGCCCTCTATTGCCATTGCGAGCCTTACGATCAGCGTCAATCTGCTGATCGATAATCTTCCTCACAAGATCCGCGATCGGAGCGAGTAA
- a CDS encoding ABC transporter permease has protein sequence MKSPLLNIIIKRLVVAVVTLLIVAFTIFFATEMLPGDVAEILLGQAATPEAVAGLRHAMNLDQPAFFRFLYWLGHLLRGELGVSYVNNVPIADLIGGRLVNSLKLASVTAAISVPVALFLGITAAIMRGTFYDRAVSIITIAVISVPEFMVATIAVIVFAVYLGWLPALSMANEVTSLSGLLKVFAMPVITLSFVISAQMIRMTRAAVLETLDTSYVEMALLKGASRFRMVIVHALPNALGPIVNAVALSLSYLLGGVIIVETIFNYPGIAKLMLDAVATRDLPLIQTCAMIFCFGYLLLITIADLIAIVSNPRLR, from the coding sequence ATGAAGTCCCCATTGCTCAATATTATCATCAAGCGCCTGGTAGTTGCAGTCGTTACGCTTCTCATTGTCGCGTTCACGATTTTCTTTGCGACCGAGATGCTGCCGGGTGATGTGGCAGAAATCTTGCTGGGGCAGGCGGCTACTCCAGAAGCGGTCGCCGGACTTCGTCATGCGATGAATCTTGATCAGCCCGCATTTTTTCGCTTCCTTTACTGGCTCGGACACCTGTTGAGGGGCGAACTGGGGGTATCTTATGTCAACAATGTTCCCATCGCTGATCTGATCGGCGGGAGATTGGTGAACTCGCTCAAGCTTGCTAGCGTCACAGCTGCCATTTCGGTTCCAGTTGCACTGTTTCTCGGTATTACTGCCGCTATCATGCGCGGCACTTTCTATGACCGCGCTGTCTCGATCATTACAATTGCGGTGATTTCCGTGCCAGAATTCATGGTGGCAACAATCGCAGTCATCGTTTTCGCGGTCTATCTCGGCTGGCTACCCGCACTCTCCATGGCCAATGAGGTCACGTCGCTTTCCGGCCTGTTGAAGGTATTCGCCATGCCGGTCATTACATTGAGTTTTGTGATTTCCGCGCAGATGATCCGCATGACACGGGCCGCGGTTCTGGAAACGCTGGATACGTCCTATGTGGAAATGGCCTTGCTCAAAGGCGCCTCGCGGTTCCGGATGGTAATCGTCCATGCGCTGCCCAATGCGCTGGGGCCTATCGTCAACGCCGTCGCGCTTTCGCTTTCCTACCTGCTTGGCGGCGTCATCATTGTGGAAACCATCTTCAACTATCCCGGCATTGCCAAGCTGATGCTCGATGCAGTGGCAACGCGCGACCTGCCCTTGATTCAAACCTGCGCGATGATCTTTTGCTTTGGTTATCTCCTGCTTATCACGATAGCGGATCTGATTGCCATCGTCTCCAACCCGAGGCTTCGATAG
- a CDS encoding ABC transporter substrate-binding protein has product MSEKITNWTSSDHRMIENAIGRGANRRELLQMMMMGGVAAVAGASVFARATSALAATPVKGGFIKAAGFSTSTADTLDPAKASNATDYVRCCAFYNRLTFLDGQGQTQMELAESIETADAKAWTVKLRKGVTFHDGKSLTADDVVFSLKRHLDPAVGSKVNALAKQITDAKKINDTTVEITLESANADLPTILAMHHFMIVANGTTDFSKGNGTGPFVCKEFQPGVRSMASRNENYWKDNGPYLDSFEFFAISDESARMNAVLSGDIQLAANLNPRSLRVLENNPAAKLFISKLGTYTNLNVRLDMAPGNKAGVAEAFKYLTNREVIQKSVLRGLAEIANDHPIPNTNKYFNAELKQREYDPERAKSLLEKAGVLGQEIHITAAEAASSSLDYAMVLQQAASSIGQKVVIDRVPSDGYWSNHWLKDAVHYGNINARPTPDILFSLLYKSDAPWNESQYKSDKFDSMLLEARGMLDEAKRQEIYGEMQALISNEAGTVIPVFMSNVDAISPKLQGLEPNPLGGMMGYTFAEHAWLEA; this is encoded by the coding sequence ATGAGCGAGAAGATAACCAACTGGACTTCTTCCGACCACCGGATGATTGAAAATGCAATTGGCCGCGGAGCGAACCGACGCGAACTGCTCCAAATGATGATGATGGGCGGTGTGGCAGCAGTAGCCGGTGCTTCTGTTTTCGCGCGTGCTACTTCTGCACTGGCAGCAACCCCTGTGAAAGGCGGCTTTATCAAGGCCGCGGGTTTCAGCACATCCACTGCAGATACGCTTGATCCCGCCAAGGCATCAAATGCGACGGATTACGTTCGTTGCTGCGCGTTTTACAACCGCCTGACCTTTCTTGATGGCCAAGGCCAGACCCAGATGGAACTCGCGGAGAGTATTGAGACCGCTGATGCCAAGGCCTGGACTGTCAAGCTGCGCAAGGGTGTGACTTTTCATGACGGCAAGTCACTCACTGCTGATGACGTCGTCTTTTCGCTAAAGCGCCACCTTGATCCGGCCGTCGGGTCCAAAGTCAATGCGCTGGCCAAACAGATTACCGACGCAAAGAAGATCAATGACACGACCGTTGAGATTACGCTGGAAAGCGCAAACGCAGACCTTCCGACCATTCTTGCGATGCACCATTTCATGATCGTGGCCAACGGCACGACTGACTTCTCCAAGGGAAACGGCACGGGGCCGTTCGTCTGCAAGGAGTTTCAGCCCGGCGTTCGTTCGATGGCATCGCGCAATGAGAACTATTGGAAAGACAACGGTCCCTATCTTGATTCCTTCGAGTTCTTCGCAATTTCAGACGAATCCGCCCGCATGAACGCGGTCCTCTCGGGCGACATTCAACTGGCTGCCAACCTCAATCCGCGCTCGCTGCGGGTTCTTGAGAACAATCCGGCGGCAAAACTCTTCATTTCCAAGCTGGGCACCTACACCAATCTGAATGTGCGGCTTGATATGGCGCCCGGCAACAAGGCTGGCGTTGCGGAAGCTTTCAAATATCTCACCAATCGCGAAGTTATCCAGAAATCGGTGTTGCGTGGACTGGCGGAAATTGCAAACGATCATCCCATTCCGAATACCAACAAATACTTCAACGCCGAACTCAAACAGCGCGAGTACGACCCAGAGCGCGCCAAATCATTGCTTGAAAAGGCCGGCGTGCTCGGTCAGGAAATTCATATCACCGCAGCGGAAGCTGCCTCTTCATCGCTCGATTATGCGATGGTACTGCAGCAGGCAGCTTCATCCATAGGCCAGAAGGTTGTTATCGATCGCGTGCCCTCGGATGGATATTGGTCGAACCATTGGCTAAAAGACGCCGTGCACTATGGCAATATCAATGCACGTCCAACTCCCGACATTCTTTTCTCGCTGCTCTATAAGTCGGACGCGCCCTGGAACGAAAGCCAGTACAAGTCTGATAAGTTCGATTCTATGCTGCTTGAGGCGCGCGGTATGTTGGACGAAGCGAAACGCCAGGAAATCTACGGCGAGATGCAGGCCTTGATTTCCAACGAAGCAGGGACTGTCATTCCTGTGTTCATGTCGAATGTTGACGCGATTTCGCCAAAACTGCAGGGCCTTGAGCCAAATCCGCTCGGCGGCATGATGGGCTACACATTTGCCGAGCACGCCTGGCTGGAAGCCTGA